ATTATTTCATCCACGAATACAACACTCGCAAGATGATTGAAGACAAAGTGGATGTCAGTCTATGGAATGAGAAACCAAGGTCCATAGAGGATATTCCGGTTCCTAGGGATGATGCGGAAGTGAGGACAGATAATGAGAACACCTTAATAGACTGGAAATGGACGACCATAGAGGACCCAACGATACACAGACGATTCTACGTCACCAAGAAAGCTGATTGTAGACTCATCATGTACAGTCGCGATGGAATGAGCAATTATCAAGTGGAGTGCGGCAAAGTTTTGTACTTTATCAATGTTCGTATGAACAGCTGTGCAGTGTACAAAGGTAACGTTGAAATATTTGTTATAgcattgtttattttactgttCAATAGCTTATAGACagccatatattttttatttagttcagtTACATTCGTTggtgataatatttttataagtaggtaggtaggtagtcaCTTAGTGtttgagtaaaaaaaatatatttatgtaagtagGTTTTATACCAAAAAGAACCTATCgagtattatatttttgatatttaaggTTGCAATGAATTCTTTCACTTTTcattttcaaattgttattgTAGGCATATATTGTGgcctttatgttttttttttcgtttgcacAATGTTAacctattaattaaaaactattaaaggcTTTGGTATTTAAAGAAtatcattgttatttttattcagaTGTCCGTTTACCTATCATCGATTTATACCTATTTAAGAACCTCAAGTGTGCTTACTATACTGCAAACTACTACGACTTAGACTATTAAACTTCTAAGACTACTATTACTTGTGTAttcaaatagaaaaatagaTATTAAGGGTCTGGCGAAAGGCTGCGGCCGTGGCTtggaccctaccgacaaagatgtgccgctaagcgatttatttatttagaggtatgtgttttatataatgGCCGTACCTCTAAAAGGATAacccgttatcatcttagactgcatcatcacttaccatttgAGTGAGAttgcaaggttttttttatgttacatcatttatcctttttttttagtcCTATACATTAGAATCATCAAGACaccttttttttctctatagAATTGAGACATTGGTCCCAATTGTATTGGTACCTTTAACACCTAACCTTTAAATATGGGGGGTAACggaaaatagtgctatccttttctatctgaaacattgtgaaaaggacatAACTTCTTTTAAACCTGTATGATTTCGTACAAATTTCAGACCACtagtattaaatttttctaatttaaagaATAACTAAAAAACTACCACTAAGTATGTTTTGGAAGAAGAACTTCGCCGAATTAGTATAAATTTTATCTCTTCTTTTTCCATTTCGTTtcttgttattttgtttgtttcattattacaaataatactttttttctgttgtgtaaaaaaattacctatgtaGCTATAAAATTTTTACGTATTGGGATTTTCCGttttcttagtaggtacctaccataaTGGCTAATGATGCGAATTTttgattcaaaatatttttagatattatttttagatgttAACTTGGCGGcggaaataaacatggcgatagtaggtacttccccggacgaactctgccACAATAAGCTCTTACAATCTTCTTAGTTTTGGGCTATTTCTTACTAAATTAGGAAATTCGTGACAATTCACGCTTTATATTGGCACTCATCATTACGGAACGTATTGATTATCCATACAAATATAACAAATGCGAGAGTGTGGCTGCttgtttgaatattatttttttattttattttgcacatTAACTGCACTCTTCTTAGAGGTAAatgtactcagtggcgtgcatagagggtatgcacagggtatgcagatgatat
The Pararge aegeria chromosome 6, ilParAegt1.1, whole genome shotgun sequence genome window above contains:
- the LOC120624216 gene encoding uncharacterized protein LOC120624216, translated to MLFILLLAIPCIASVENEETNVPKPYVILPLPLDLPNRNDRAEQCWLRIEDIELTETLAVYCHIAEAFLHYFIHEYNTRKMIEDKVDVSLWNEKPRSIEDIPVPRDDAEVRTDNENTLIDWKWTTIEDPTIHRRFYVTKKADCRLIMYSRDGMSNYQVECGKVLYFINVRMNSCAVYKGNVEIFVIALFILLFNSL